Below is a genomic region from Isosphaeraceae bacterium EP7.
CTGCGCGGAGGGTGATGTCGTCGGTGATGTGCCAGGCGAGGAAGGCATCGAGGAGGTTGAACGTGCCGAGGAAGCCCTGGACGCCGACCTGATAGCTCCAGTCCTTGGTGATGTTGCCGTAGATGAAGGAACGAGTGAAGGGCATGTTGAACCCCTGCTCGTCGGTGGGCAGTCTCGCCCGGTCGACGAAGGTGCCGTCGACGGTCACCTGGTTGGTGACGTTGAGGCTGTACTCGTCGTCGTCGGAGCTGAACGCAAAGTAGCCGCCGCCGCCCAGCGGGCCGGTCGCCTTCTCGTTGTACTTATAGCGAGCCTTCAGCCCGAAGCGACTGGTGCTGGGATTGGGGTGGTCGCTGCCGGCGAACGCCCCCGAGTGGTAGCGTTCGGGTACGCCGTTGATGCCGTCGCCCGCCTCGGAGGCGGTTCCGCCACGAGGGTTGCCGGCTTCACTGTAGGCGCCGACATCGGCCGCGGGCAGCTCGCTCATCGCGCGGATCTCGCCGCGAAGCTGGAGCAGCTCGGCCTTGAGTGCGCGGGCCTCGGCGACCTCGGCGCGCAGGCTACGCATCTCGGCGGCGAGCTCGGCGTTGGTCGGGTCGGCCTGGAGCGGGTCGGCGGCGACCGCGGGCGCCGGATTGGCCACTGGAGCCGCCGGAGCAGGCATGACGGCGATGGGCGCCGGCGGGACGAACACCGGCTGGGCGGCTGCGCCGCGAGCCCTGCTTCCGGGGCGGGGGGGCGTCGGGTTCTGCGCGTCTGCCGTCGATGTCAGGACGAGCAGGAGGGCCAGAGGTACAGCCAGGACGGATCGTCGCGGCCGGCGCGGGGCGGTGCGTGCTGACCGATTTCTAAGATCCGTCATCTGGGGATACCCCCACCTGGGCGTGCGGACGCGAGCCGTGAGTCCTGTAGGACGTATGCGTTAGAGATGAATCGGTCTGCGGAGGCCGATCGCTTGAAAACTCGTCGGAATAATCCGCATAACAGGGCGACTGACTCTTGCCTTGCCCCAGCGACGCCTCTATAGTGCAGGCCGAAAACGGCTCGGGGCGGCGAGCCGTAACCTTCTAAGTCCAATCGGCTTGTACGATTTGCACCTGGGGTGGGGCGTTATGCCTGAGCGTTGGAACGGGGCGGTTGGTGCCCGACGCATCATGTCGGTCGTGCTCCGAGGCGTCGCCCAGGTGATGTTCCAGCCCCATGCTGGGACTGGCCTTCTGTTCGTGATCGGCCTGGCGTTCGGCTCTCCGTTGTTCGCGGCCGGGGCCTTGCTCGGCTCGCTCATCGGGTCGGCAGTGGCGGTGGCATTGAAGTTTCCCGCCGACGAGATTGAGCAGGGGATTTACGGGTTCAACTCGGCGCTGGTGGGGCTAGCCCTGCTGGTGCTGCTGCGGCCGGTGCCGACGACCTGGATCCTGATCGTCGTCGGCTGCGTGCTGGCGTCGCTGGTCACGCGCCTGGCACGGCAATTCCTGCCGTTCCCGACGTACACCGCGCCCTTCGTGCTGGTGACCTGGGCGGCGTTGCTGACGGCGCACGGGATGGCAGGCAACTCGATCGATCCGCCTCACTCCCCGGTGCCGGTCGAGTCCGCGGGATTCCTGCGGTCTGTGCTGGCTGGCGAGGCCGAGGTGATGCTGGGGGCGAGCTCGCTGACGGGGGCCTTCTTCCTGATCGGCATCGCGTTGAGCGACCCCCGGCACGCCATCCTGGCGCTGGTGGGATCGACGGTCGGTACGCTGACGGCGATGTATCATGGTGACCCCGATCCATCGGTCTCGCTCGGGCTTTACGGCTACAACGCGGCGCTCACGGCGATGGCGGTCTACCTCTGGCGGAGGTCGCTGCTCGTCCCCATCCTGGGGGCGCTCATCTCGGTGCCGTTGACGGAGTTCTTCCCGAAATCGCTCGGCCTGCCCGCGCTCACGGCGCCGTTCGTGGTCGCATCGTGGATTGTCCTCATCGCCGGGATCGTCGAGCGCGAGTTCCTCAGGGAACGGCAGGCACGATAACCTCGGATTGGTCCATTCGCTCCGGCTTGTTCTCCTCTCTTCCAAAGCCCCGGGGGGTGATCGATGCACCTGACGCCGCGCGAGCTCGATAAGCTCATGATCCACACGCTGGCCGACGTCTCCCTGAGGCGCAAGGCCAAAGGGCTGAAGTTGAACCATCCCGAGTCGATGGCCGTGATCTGCGCCGCGGCGCTGGAGGGGGCCCGCGAGGGGAAGTCGGTCGAGGAGGTGATGAAGGACGCCGCCCAGGTCCTGACGAAAGCCGACGTGATGGAGGGGGTGGCCGACATGATCTCCTACGTCCAGGTCGAGGCCGTCTTCACCGACGGCAGCCGTCTTGTGACGGTGCACGACCCCATCAAGTAACAAGGGTGTCTCGATCTCGTCCGATCCCCGAGCCGCAGGAGACCAGCCCATGGCGGAGCCCGAATTCAAGCCAGGCACCGACGAGACGGGGGTCGGCCCGTGGCTGCGCCACCCCGACGCCGCGCCGCAGGCCACCAGCCTGTCCGAGGCTCCCGTGGGGGGCCTGATCCTGGGCGAAGGGGACATCGAGCTGAACGCGGGGCGCCCCCAGACCAGCCTCGAGGTGCGGAACACCGGCGACCGACCCATCCAGATCGGCTCGCATTTCCACTTCTTCGAGACGAACCGCGCCCTCGAATTCGACCGCCCCGCGGCGTTCGGCCTGCGGCTGGACATCCCCTCGGGGACAGGCGTCCGCTTCGAACCGGGCGACCAGAAGACCGTCCAGCTCGTGCCCATGGGGGGCAAGCAGCACTGCTACGGGTTCAATAACCTGGTCGACGGCTGGACCGGCGGCGGGCCCGAGCCCGACTTCCGGCCGAACCGGATCACGGCGATCGCCAAGGCCGAGGCGCTCGGCTTCAAGTCCTCCAAGAAGGCCTGAACCGACCGAGACACCCGGGGGAGTCTAGCCGAGCCATGTCGAAGATCTCCAAGAAGCAGTACGCCGACCTGTACGGGCCGACCGTGGGCGACCGGATCAGGTTGGGCGACACCAGCCTGTTCATCCAGATCGAGCGCGACCTGCGCAACTACGGCGACGAGCTGCAATACGGCGGCGGCAAGACCCTGCGCGACGGCATGGGCTCGGACAACCAGATCACCCAGGCGGCCGGCTGCCTGGACATGGTCATCACCAACGTGACCATCCTGGACCCGCTGCTGGGCGTGGTGAAGGCCGACGTGGGGATCCGCAACGGCCGGATCGTGGGCATCGGCAAGGCGGGCAATCCCAGCACCATGGACGGGGTGACGCCTGGGCTGACCACCGGCACCGCCACCGACGCCATCGCCGGCGAGCACCTCATTCTGACCGCCGCCGGGATGGACGCGCACATCCACTTCATCTCGCCGCAGCAGGCCTACGCCGCGCTCAGCAACGGCATCACCACACTTTGGGGGGGAGGAATCGGGCCATCCGACGGGACCAACGGGGTCACCACGACCAACGGCCCCTGGAACATGGAGATGATGCTCCGGGCCGCCGAAGGGCTTCCCGTCAACGTCGGCTTCCAGGGCAAGGGGAACTGCTCGGGCCGGTCCCCGCTCGTCGAGCAGCTACTCGCCGGGGCCGCCGGGTTCAAGATCCACGAGGACTACGGCACGACCCCGTCCACGATCCGCTCCTGCCTGCGCGTTGCCGATGAGTTCGACGTCTGCGTGGCCATCCATACCGACACGCTCAACGAGGCCGGCTACGTCGAGGACACCATCGCCGCCTTCGACGGCCGGACCATCCACACCTACCACAGCGAAGGGGCCGGCGGCGGCCATGCGCCCGACCTCTTAAAGGTGGTCGGGCAGTCGAACGTGCTCCCCAGCTCGACCAACCCGACGCTGCCTTGCGGCGTGAATTCGGTCGCCGAGCTGTTCGACATGATCATGGTCTGCCACAACCTGAGCCCGAAGATCCCGTCGGACGTCGCCTTCGCCGAGAGCCGGGTGCGCGGCGAGACGATCGTGGCCGAGAGCGTGCTGCACGACATGGGGGCCATCTCGATCATCAGCAGCGACTCGCAGGCGATGGGCCGGGTGGGCGAGAGCTGGCTGCGCAGCATCCAGACGGCCGACATCATGAAGAAGGCCCGCGGCCCGCTCCCCGAGGATTCCGAGGGAAATGACAACGAACGCGTGCTCCGCTTCGTGGCCAAAGTCACCATCAACCCCGCGCTCACCGTGGGCATCGCCGACACGCTCGGCTCGATCGCGCCGGGCAAGATGGCCGACCTGGTCCTCTGGGAGCCCGCGTTCTTCGGCGCCAAGCCGAAGCTGGTCCTGAAGGGGGGCTTCATCGCCTGGGCGAACATGGGCGACCCCAACGCCTCGCTGCCCACCTGCCAGCCGATGTATTATCGGCCGATGTTCGGCGGCTTCGGATCGGCGATGACTGAGACGTGCGTGACATTCATCTCGAAGGCCGCGTTCGACCTGGGAGTCGCCCAGAAGCTCGACCTCAAGCGGGTGGTCAAGCCGGTCTACGGGACCCGCACGCTGACCAAGCACGACATGGTCCGCAACAGCTATCTGCCCAAGATCGAGGTGAACTCGCAGACCTTCGCCGTGACGGTCGACGGGGTGCACGCCACGATCAAGCCGCCCACGCATATCTCGCTGAACCAGCTCCATTTCTTCAGCTGAGCCGCGACCAACGCCGAACCCGGGGTGGAGCATGATCCTCGTCGAGAAACCGCTGGGAAATATCCGCGATGCCGAGTGGGCGCGGAAGCTGGAAGGGGCGGTCGTCGACCTGCTGCATCTGGACCAGTGGCAGGCGCAGAAGAACAGGTTTCGCCTGAGAAGCGAGAACGGCACCGAATTGGCGGTGGCCCTGGAGCGCTCAACCCACCTGAGCGACGGAGACATCCTGGCCTGGGACGAGGCGACCCGCACCGCAAACGTCGCCCGCATCAGGCTCCAGGACGTCCTGGTGATCCACCTGGACGGATTGCTGGGAGAGCCGGCCGAGATCCTCGCTCGCACCTGCTTCGAGCTCGGCCATGCGCTCGGCAACCAGCACTGGCCGGCCGTGGTGAAGGGGACGACCGTCTATGTTCCCCTGACCGTCGACCGCAAGGTGATGGACTCGGTAATGCGGACCCATGCATTCGTCGGAATTCGTCACGAGTTCAAGCCGGGCCAGGAGATCGTCCCCTACATGGCCCCGCACGAGTCCAGGCGACTCTTCGGCGGCGCCGACGCCACGCCCCACTCGCACGCATCGGGGCTCGTGGCGCCGCAGGATCCTCCGCCGACCGGGGCGGTCGTCGGTCCGTAATCGCTATTCACGATGACAGGGAAGGGCGGACGTTCGCACACCCGCATGAGTATCCCAACAGACACACGACCTGATCCCGTCTCCGTTCCCATGACGGATCTCCTGGGCGTGATGCGCCTGCTCCAGTTCGGCGACTCGATGCTGCCGGTTGGCTCATTCTCGTTCTCCAACGGGCTCGAATCGGCCGTCCAGTGCGGATTGGTGCAGGACCAAGAAACCCTGGAGGCCTTCGTGCGCACCGCCGTGCGGCAGGCCGGGACGTCCGACGGCATCGCGCTGCTTGAGGCCCATCGAGGCACCCTCGCCGGTGACCTCTCGCGGGTCATCCTGGCCGACCACGCGGTGTTCGACCGCAAGCTGGGCGAAGAACTTCGCACCATGAACACGCGCATGGGTCGCAAGCTGGCGGAGATGGCCGGGCGTGTGAACGGAGACCCGGCCGCCGCGAGTTGGTTGGCCTCGATCCGCGCGGGCGAGACCCCGGGGACCTATCCGGTGGCCCAGGGGCTCGTTTTCGCGTCCATGGGGCTCGACGAGCGGATCGCCTTCGGGGTGCATCAGTACGGCGTGGCGAGCATGATGCTGGGGGCCGCGCTCCGACTGATGAGGCTCGACTATCTCGATGCGCAGGCGATCCTCTATCGGATCAATGACGGGGCCGACGCCGCCTACGAGCGGGCCGCCGTCGCGCCGCTCGAAGAGATGGCGTCGTATGCCCCCTCGATCGACGTGCTGGCGGCCGTGCACGTCGGCGCCCACGTCCGGATGTTCATGAATTAGATTCGTTGGTTGACGGGAATCGGGGCGTCATGAAGAAGATCACGCGCATCGGAATCGGCGGCCCGGTCGGGTCGGGCAAGACGGCGATCGTCGAGTCGATCACCCCCAGGCTCGTCGATCTCGGGATCCGGGTCCTGATCATCACGAACGACGTGGTGACGACCGAGGACGCCAAGCAGGTCCGCCGCACGCTCAAGGGGGTCTTGATCGAGGAGCGGATCCTCGGCGTCGAGACCGGCGCCTGCCCGCACACCGCCGTCCGCGAAGACCCGAGCATGAATCTGGCCGCCGTCGAGGACATGGAGGCACGCTTCCCCGACACCGACGTCGTCCTCATCGAGAGCGGCGGCGACAACCTGACGCTCACCTTCAGCCCGGCACTCGTCGATTACTTCATCTACGTGATCGACGTGGCGGCCGGCGACAAGATCCCGCGCAAGAATGGCCCGGGCATCACCCAGTCCGACATCCTGGTCATCAACAAGACCGACCTGGCCCCTTACGTCGGCGCGAGCCTTGAGGTGATGGACCGAGACTCGCAGTTGATGAGGGGGGGGAAGCCTCACCTCTTCACCAACTGCAAGACCGGCGAGGGGGTCGACGAACTCGTGCACCTGATCCGCGAGAACGTCCTGTTCGATCTCCAGTTGAAGGCCATCAAAGAGTGACCCCCCTTCACCTGGTGCCCGAGCTGGCCCCCTATCAGGACGAACCGGCACAGCTCCCGAGCGGCTCCCTCGGGAAGGATGCGCGACTGCGCCTCAGGTTCGAGCGGCGGGGGGAGAAATCGATCCTCTCGCACATGGAACGCAAGGCGCCTCTGCTCGTCCAGCGTGCAATCTACTGCGACGAGGGACTGCCCGGAATCCCCTGGGTGTTCATCATCACCAACTCCGGCGGGATCCTCCAGGGCGACCGATACCAGATCAAGATCGAGGCGGGGCCCGGGGCGATCGGCCACGTCACCAGCCAGGCCGCGACGAAGATCCACGAGATGGACGCCAACTTCGCCGCGCAGGAGCAGGAGATCATCCTGGAGGAGAATTCCTACCTGGAATATCTCCCGGATCAGATCATCCCGTTCCGTCACTCGCGATTCCTGACCCGGACCCGCCTGAACGTCGACCCCACGGCGACCCTGTTGTATTCGGAAATACTGATGGCCGGTCGCAAGTATTACGGCGACGGCGAGTCCTTCGAGTTCGACCTCTTCTCGTCCACCGTCAGGGCCGAGCGTCCCGGCGGGAAGACACTCTTCGCCGAGAAATACGTCATCGAACCGCACGCCCTCAGCCCTCGCGAACTTGGCGTGATGGGCGATTACGACGTTTTCGGCAACGTCATCCTGCTCACTCCGAAGATTCACGCCGAGGCCATCTTCGCCAAGGTGAGGCCGTCGTTCGACCGATCCTTGCCCTGGGTCGAGGGCGTGTCGAGGTTGCCCAACGACGCGGGACTGATCTTCAAGGTGCTGGCCAGGGAGTCGAGCATCGCCCGTGCCCGGATCCGCGAGTTCTGGTCGATCGTCCGGCCCGTGGTCGCGGGCTCTCCGGTGCCTGCGGAATTCCTCTGGCGTTGATCGGAATATGCGGTCTTAGCGATATGAAGAACTCGAGGAGTATGCCCTTGCGGCCGATGAAGAATCGGATAGGCGGGACATTGGCGGCCGGGCCGATTGGACTTTTGGGGATTTGAGGCTAGAGTTCACTGGAGGCCTTGCCCTCCAGGATTCTCCCGCGTGGCCGGTCCTCGGTCAGCGCCGATGGAGTGGAATTCCCGTCAGTTGTCGATTTTTCGGGCCTGTTGATGAACCCTTTTATGGGGCATCGAGCCATGAAAAAGGGCAGACGGCACTTCCTCAATACCCGGTTCGCCCGCCTCCGGCGGCACCTGGAAATTAGCGCCGACATGGCCCGCCCCCGGCGGATTCGCACCAGGTCGGCCCGCTATGCCGCGTCGCTTGCCGAGCAACTCGGCCTGATCGAGCGCCCGTCGTGCTGCACCTGGTGCCGCCGGCATCAGAGGCTGGAGCGGCACCACTGGGACTACCAGGAGCCGCTCGTCGTGACGTTCCTGTGCGAAGCCTGCCACGAGGTGGCCGACTCGATGGTGGGTCGCTCGCAGACCGCTTAGTCGTCTGCCAAGTTAAATTTGCGGATCGTCTTTCACCTGGGTTCAGGTGGGTCTGACGACACCGGAAGCCACGGGTGGCTGGATGCGTCTTGGTATTTCAGGCTGAGTGCGTGATGGTATTCGGCGCGTATCTGATAACTTTCGGCGTCGGCTGTCCCGGCTTGATGCCCCGCCAAACCTATCATCTTAAGGCGATTGATCAGGTGATTTCGTGCCAAGGCGCGGAACCTTTGCCTCCGCTGGTCCATTTGTCGAAGACCAGCAAGGCCACCGAACGCGATTCCCAGGATTGCCACGGCGATCATCAAAGTTCGGAGGCGAAATTTCGAGATGCGCAAGGGCTGACCTCCGAGTGTTTCGTTTGAACTTACCTCAGGGGTGCGAATCCCGAAAATCTAGGGCCATGCTTCTGTTGCGGGCTGATTCTCGGCAAACGTGACGTTCCCGGGGAGATGCCAACCCCGCAACGTGGGTATGTTGGACGACTATCCCGGGCTGGGGGGTGGGCCCGCCTCGCCGAGGGGAAGCGGCCTGACGACCGGGCTGAGCGGGAGCGTGGCGACGAACGTGGTCCCCTGTCCCGGAGAGGAATGCCAGGCGAGGTGGCCCCCCGCTCGTTCGAGGTAGCGGGCCGCCCGGGGCAAACCCAGGCCGAGGCCTCGGCCCGCCTGTCGACCGCAATAGAACGGGTCGAAGAGGTGGCTGGCGTCGGTCGCGGAGAGCCCACGTCCTTCGTCGTGGACCGTCCACCGCAGGCCGGCGAGGGATCGTTCGGTCGTGACCGAGATGCTCGATCCCTTGGGGCTCGCTTCCAGGGCGTTACGCACCAGGGCGTCGGCGACCTGCCGCAGCGGGTCGGGGTCGACCCAGGCGGCGGGCCCTGCGTCGCGGTTCTCGGACTGGATCCGGATGTCGCGGGCCTGCGCCTCGTGCTGGAGGTCACGCAGGCAGCCGTTGATGATCTCGGCGGGCTGGCACGAACGCGGCCTGGGCTCGGCCGGGCGGGCGACGTGCATCAGGTCGCGGAGGATGTGGTGGGCCCGCTGCGCCTGGCCGATGATCGCCCGCAGCGACTTGGCGGTGTCGGCGTCGCGGGTCGCGGCGAGAAGGAGCTGGGCCCGGCCGAGGATGACGGCAAGCGGGTTGTTCATCTCATGGCTGGCCCCGGCGGCGAACTCGGCCAGGGCGCCCAGATGATCCGACTGCTTCGACCGGGTCTCGTCTCCGAGGTGCGACCGATGCGAATGCACCACCGCGTCGAGCCTGCGAGCAAGCCGGTCGCGGTCGCTGACACGGCCGGCCCAGGCGCGCCAGGCCTCCAGCGTCGGGTGGCGTAGCAGACGAGCGGCGTCGGCCGGATCTTCGGGCCAGAGATGGACTTCCGCACCCTGGCCGTCGGCCGAAAGTGGGACGACGAGCGGTGGCCTGGGATTGGCCGACGGGGTAAGACTCTCGGGAGACCAGGAGACCCGTGCGCTGGCGACCCCGGGTTCTTCACACCACAGGCGCCCCGCTTGAGCGGCCCAGTTCGCGGGGGAATCGGCGGGGTCGGACGAGGTGAGCGCGTCGAGGAACCGGTCCTTGGCGGCGAGGTCGTGGGCGAGACGACGATGCTTCAGCGTCAGCGCGACATGCCGACGGGAGAGGTCTTCCTCGCGGCGTGACGAGTCGTCGGCGACCAGGTTGCCGGAGCAGCGGACCTGGACCTCGGCGATGAGCAGGCGGACGCGGACGTCGGTGGGCCCGGCGCCGTTGCGGGCCTGCGGTGCGAGGGTCCATGGGGTCTGGTTGGCCCGGGCGTGGGCTTCCTGGATCCAGGACAGGCGCAGGGCGTCCGAGGCGCCGGAGTTGAGCGATCCTCGCTCGTCGGAGGCGAGCCAGGCGGCGTCGGCGACGAGCGAATCGCAGCTAAGCCGATCGGCCAGGGCCAGGCCGATGGACGGCGCATCCTTGCCCAGCTCGAGGACTTCCAACGCATGCCGTTCGGCCGGGTTGGCCATCGCGAGCAGTCTGGCCAGGAGATCCGGACGGTCGGCGGCGATGGACCAGTAGCCGAGATTGGCGAGCAGGCCGGCGCGTCCGACGCGGTCGGGATCGGTGTCACCCGCTTCTCGTGCGATGCGCCTGGCGGCGAGCATCACGGCGACGGAGTGCCGCCAGAGGGTCTCGACCGCCTCGGCAGCGGGGCCGTCGAGTGTCGGCCACCAGGTGGTCTCGGCGACGAGACCGGCGGGACTCAAAGGGCCGGATTGACGCAGGCGGGAAGCGGCGAGCTGCCAGCCCGGGTCGATCTCGGCGGCGGCGGGCGCGACGAGGTCGGGCTCGCTGCGATGGTCATCGGGCTCGCGCTCGGACTCGGCCAGCCTGGCCAGCACGAGCCGGGCGGTCGCGGGACGGAGGGGCAGGGGGGCCGGGCCTGCTGGCCGACGCGTGTGGTCGGGCCTCGCGGACATGGGAACACTCACCGAGTCGGGCTCCTTCCCCTCGGCGCCATTCGGCGGGCATCCTGCCACGCCGGGACCGCTCAGCTTGCCGCGGTCTCAATGTCTAGTTGTCGGCAGATTCGCCGGAGGAGTTCATCGATGTCGAGCGGCTTGTGGAGGAAATCATCGGCCCCGGATGCCCGCAGCTCGTCAATCTTGTCTTCCTCGATCAAGCCCGAGATGCAGATGATCTTGATGTCCGACATCGTCGGGTCTTTGCGGATCAGCTCGCAGACGGCCTGGCCGTTGATGTCGGGGAGCATCACGTCGAGGATGATCAGGTCGGGGTGATACTCCTTGGCGAGCATCCCGGCGCCGAATCCGTTATTCACGACCTTGGTCTCGAACCGGGCGTCGCCGGCGAGCACGTCGACGATCAGGTCGACAACAGCCTGGTCGTCGTCGACCACGAGGATCCGCCGCCGGCCGCTTTCGAGGGCGTCGGTGGGGATGCTGTTTTCCTTCATGAACCGGAAGAGCGACTCGCGTGGGATGCGGCGAAAGCGCGAGCCAGGGACGCGAAATCCGCGTAGCTGGCCCGAGTCGAAGCAGCGGATGATGGTCTGCTGACTGACTTTACAGATCTTCGCCGCTTCACCGGTCGTGAACACGGTCTTCATAGTTGCATTGGTCCTATCCTACGGGTTCGTGGAACCCGATCGACCCAGCAGTCGGCGTACCAGACCTCCGCGGGGCCGTCCCGCCGGTCGCCCGACCCGCCCAAAGAATCGTCCTTGGCCGACCGCTGCCTACCATGGAATGCAACCTGGTAAAGTCGTCCGGTTTTAACGATCTTACCAGAATTGCCGACACGGCCAATTATAAGACGCCCGCCTATCCTGTCAATCCAGATGATCGGGCCGCCAGATACCCATCTTCCATGACCGTCGCACGCGCCTGACTTGACCCAACCCTCCAATTGATAAGGGGTTGTTGGCAGGGTGGCGATACGAGGTGGGCTGCGAGCCCGGTGGCGGCGCGGCAAGTCACGTTGCGGAACGGGTTGCGCGTAGGGCTGTGGACCTGGGGTTGCAGGGGGCGCTGCGCGGGTCGGCCGGCCTCGGGCTTAGCGGAAGACGCCGGGCCGGGCCTCGCCGCGGTTTTCTCGCTTGAGGTGGATCAGCAGGGTGGCAACATCGGCCGGGGAGATCCCGGCGATCCGGCCGGCCTGGCCGAGCGAGATGGGCCGGACGCGGTCGAGCTTCTCGCGCGCCTCGGCCCTCATCTGGGGGATGGTCAGGTAGTCGAGCCAGTCCGGAAGCTGCTTGTCTTCGAGGCGGCGGAACCGCTCGACCTGCTCGGACTGACGCTTGACGTAGCCGCCGTAGCGGGCCTCGACCAGCGTCAGGGCGACCGCTTCGAGGTCATCCTCCAGGTCGACAAGCCCGGGATGGTGCACGAGAAGGTCGGCCCAGGTGGTCTCGGGTCGGCGGGCGACCTGTTCGAGCGTGGGGCCGTCGGACCCGACCCGGACCTGTCGGAGTGTGGCCTCGATCTGGTCGACTCGATCTCGCTTGGCCTCGAAGCGGGCCCAGCGCTCATCATCGACCAGGCCGATCTCACGCCCCAGCGGAGTCAGGCGCATGTCGGCGTTGTCGTGGCGGAGGAGCAGTCGATATTCGGCCCGGCTCGTGAACATCCGGTAGGGCTCGTCGACTCCT
It encodes:
- a CDS encoding urease subunit alpha; protein product: MSKISKKQYADLYGPTVGDRIRLGDTSLFIQIERDLRNYGDELQYGGGKTLRDGMGSDNQITQAAGCLDMVITNVTILDPLLGVVKADVGIRNGRIVGIGKAGNPSTMDGVTPGLTTGTATDAIAGEHLILTAAGMDAHIHFISPQQAYAALSNGITTLWGGGIGPSDGTNGVTTTNGPWNMEMMLRAAEGLPVNVGFQGKGNCSGRSPLVEQLLAGAAGFKIHEDYGTTPSTIRSCLRVADEFDVCVAIHTDTLNEAGYVEDTIAAFDGRTIHTYHSEGAGGGHAPDLLKVVGQSNVLPSSTNPTLPCGVNSVAELFDMIMVCHNLSPKIPSDVAFAESRVRGETIVAESVLHDMGAISIISSDSQAMGRVGESWLRSIQTADIMKKARGPLPEDSEGNDNERVLRFVAKVTINPALTVGIADTLGSIAPGKMADLVLWEPAFFGAKPKLVLKGGFIAWANMGDPNASLPTCQPMYYRPMFGGFGSAMTETCVTFISKAAFDLGVAQKLDLKRVVKPVYGTRTLTKHDMVRNSYLPKIEVNSQTFAVTVDGVHATIKPPTHISLNQLHFFS
- the ureE gene encoding urease accessory protein UreE (involved in the assembly of the urease metallocenter; possible nickel donor), whose protein sequence is MILVEKPLGNIRDAEWARKLEGAVVDLLHLDQWQAQKNRFRLRSENGTELAVALERSTHLSDGDILAWDEATRTANVARIRLQDVLVIHLDGLLGEPAEILARTCFELGHALGNQHWPAVVKGTTVYVPLTVDRKVMDSVMRTHAFVGIRHEFKPGQEIVPYMAPHESRRLFGGADATPHSHASGLVAPQDPPPTGAVVGP
- the ureB gene encoding urease subunit beta, with product MAEPEFKPGTDETGVGPWLRHPDAAPQATSLSEAPVGGLILGEGDIELNAGRPQTSLEVRNTGDRPIQIGSHFHFFETNRALEFDRPAAFGLRLDIPSGTGVRFEPGDQKTVQLVPMGGKQHCYGFNNLVDGWTGGGPEPDFRPNRITAIAKAEALGFKSSKKA
- a CDS encoding urease accessory protein UreD, coding for MTPLHLVPELAPYQDEPAQLPSGSLGKDARLRLRFERRGEKSILSHMERKAPLLVQRAIYCDEGLPGIPWVFIITNSGGILQGDRYQIKIEAGPGAIGHVTSQAATKIHEMDANFAAQEQEIILEENSYLEYLPDQIIPFRHSRFLTRTRLNVDPTATLLYSEILMAGRKYYGDGESFEFDLFSSTVRAERPGGKTLFAEKYVIEPHALSPRELGVMGDYDVFGNVILLTPKIHAEAIFAKVRPSFDRSLPWVEGVSRLPNDAGLIFKVLARESSIARARIREFWSIVRPVVAGSPVPAEFLWR
- a CDS encoding urease subunit gamma, which produces MHLTPRELDKLMIHTLADVSLRRKAKGLKLNHPESMAVICAAALEGAREGKSVEEVMKDAAQVLTKADVMEGVADMISYVQVEAVFTDGSRLVTVHDPIK
- a CDS encoding response regulator: MKTVFTTGEAAKICKVSQQTIIRCFDSGQLRGFRVPGSRFRRIPRESLFRFMKENSIPTDALESGRRRILVVDDDQAVVDLIVDVLAGDARFETKVVNNGFGAGMLAKEYHPDLIILDVMLPDINGQAVCELIRKDPTMSDIKIICISGLIEEDKIDELRASGADDFLHKPLDIDELLRRICRQLDIETAAS
- the ureG gene encoding urease accessory protein UreG gives rise to the protein MKKITRIGIGGPVGSGKTAIVESITPRLVDLGIRVLIITNDVVTTEDAKQVRRTLKGVLIEERILGVETGACPHTAVREDPSMNLAAVEDMEARFPDTDVVLIESGGDNLTLTFSPALVDYFIYVIDVAAGDKIPRKNGPGITQSDILVINKTDLAPYVGASLEVMDRDSQLMRGGKPHLFTNCKTGEGVDELVHLIRENVLFDLQLKAIKE
- a CDS encoding urea transporter codes for the protein MPERWNGAVGARRIMSVVLRGVAQVMFQPHAGTGLLFVIGLAFGSPLFAAGALLGSLIGSAVAVALKFPADEIEQGIYGFNSALVGLALLVLLRPVPTTWILIVVGCVLASLVTRLARQFLPFPTYTAPFVLVTWAALLTAHGMAGNSIDPPHSPVPVESAGFLRSVLAGEAEVMLGASSLTGAFFLIGIALSDPRHAILALVGSTVGTLTAMYHGDPDPSVSLGLYGYNAALTAMAVYLWRRSLLVPILGALISVPLTEFFPKSLGLPALTAPFVVASWIVLIAGIVEREFLRERQAR
- a CDS encoding urease accessory protein UreF, encoding MSIPTDTRPDPVSVPMTDLLGVMRLLQFGDSMLPVGSFSFSNGLESAVQCGLVQDQETLEAFVRTAVRQAGTSDGIALLEAHRGTLAGDLSRVILADHAVFDRKLGEELRTMNTRMGRKLAEMAGRVNGDPAAASWLASIRAGETPGTYPVAQGLVFASMGLDERIAFGVHQYGVASMMLGAALRLMRLDYLDAQAILYRINDGADAAYERAAVAPLEEMASYAPSIDVLAAVHVGAHVRMFMN
- a CDS encoding ATP-binding protein, encoding MSVPMSARPDHTRRPAGPAPLPLRPATARLVLARLAESEREPDDHRSEPDLVAPAAAEIDPGWQLAASRLRQSGPLSPAGLVAETTWWPTLDGPAAEAVETLWRHSVAVMLAARRIAREAGDTDPDRVGRAGLLANLGYWSIAADRPDLLARLLAMANPAERHALEVLELGKDAPSIGLALADRLSCDSLVADAAWLASDERGSLNSGASDALRLSWIQEAHARANQTPWTLAPQARNGAGPTDVRVRLLIAEVQVRCSGNLVADDSSRREEDLSRRHVALTLKHRRLAHDLAAKDRFLDALTSSDPADSPANWAAQAGRLWCEEPGVASARVSWSPESLTPSANPRPPLVVPLSADGQGAEVHLWPEDPADAARLLRHPTLEAWRAWAGRVSDRDRLARRLDAVVHSHRSHLGDETRSKQSDHLGALAEFAAGASHEMNNPLAVILGRAQLLLAATRDADTAKSLRAIIGQAQRAHHILRDLMHVARPAEPRPRSCQPAEIINGCLRDLQHEAQARDIRIQSENRDAGPAAWVDPDPLRQVADALVRNALEASPKGSSISVTTERSLAGLRWTVHDEGRGLSATDASHLFDPFYCGRQAGRGLGLGLPRAARYLERAGGHLAWHSSPGQGTTFVATLPLSPVVRPLPLGEAGPPPSPG